In Rhineura floridana isolate rRhiFlo1 chromosome 1, rRhiFlo1.hap2, whole genome shotgun sequence, the following proteins share a genomic window:
- the TSPAN16 gene encoding tetraspanin-16 isoform X1 translates to MAKQWNSLFSWFHLCCCRCGKMACFSFLKMMMFIFNSVIFLGGLTLLGIGIWVKVDGSSFVKVLGAAAPQLLQLINVGYLCIAVGTFLLLMGFMGCWGAMKESKCLLLVFFVVILILFIAEVAGAVVVLLFSSVADIFIEHLKNWAMKTLKEDYGRQEDITAIWETTMKELECCGFNSYTDFNNSYFYETHTEKYPSFCCSINKECQESEVDHNKQGCLNEFQVFLSSNGKIVGGVALAIGVLELAALAVSLILYCQIGTNA, encoded by the exons ATGGCTAAGCAATGGAATTCGCTGTTCTCTTGGTTTCACCTCTGCTGCTGCAGGTGCGGAAAGATGGCTTGCTTCTCCTTCCTGAAGATGATGATGTTTATATTCAACAGTGTGATATTC CTGGGAGGTCTAACTTTGCTGGGCATCGGCATCTGGGTGAAGGTGGATGGTAGTTCCTTTGTGAAGGTCCTGGGAGCAGCAGCTCCACAGTTGTTGCAGCTGATCAACGTGGGTTACCTGTGCATTGCTGTtggcaccttcctcctcctcatgggcTTCATGGGATGCTGGGGGGCCATGAAAGAAAGCAAATGCCTGCTGCTGGTG tTTTTTGTGGTCATACTGATTCTGTTCATAGCAGAAGTGGCAGGTGCTGTTGTGGTGCTGCTTTTCTCTTCTGTG GCAGATATATTTATTGAGCACTTGAAAAATTGGGCCATGaagactttaaaagaggactacgGCAGGCAAGAGGACATCACGGCTATTTgggaaacaacaatgaaagaG CTGGAATGCTGTGGATTCAACAGCTATACTGATTTCAACAATTCCTACTTCTATGAAACCCACACTGAAAAATATCCCTCCTTTTGCTGCTCCATCAACAAAGAATGTCAGGAATCTGAAGTAGACCACAACAAGCAG GGCTGCCTGAATGAGTTCCAGGTGTTCCTGAGCAGCAATGGGAAGATTGTCGGAGGGGTGGCTCTAGCTATTGGGGTCCTTGAG CTGGCTGCCCTGGCCGTCTCTTTGATCTTGTATTGTCAGATTGGTACAAATGCCTGA
- the TSPAN16 gene encoding tetraspanin-16 isoform X3 — protein MAKQWNSLFSWFHLCCCRCGKMACFSFLKMMMFIFNSVIFLGGLTLLGIGIWVKVDGSSFVKVLGAAAPQLLQLINVGYLCIAVGTFLLLMGFMGCWGAMKESKCLLLVFFVVILILFIAEVAGAVVVLLFSSVADIFIEHLKNWAMKTLKEDYGRQEDITAIWETTMKELECCGFNSYTDFNNSYFYETHTEKYPSFCCSINKECQESEVDHNKQGCLNEFQVFLSSNGKIVGGVALAIGVLEAQFCRTPS, from the exons ATGGCTAAGCAATGGAATTCGCTGTTCTCTTGGTTTCACCTCTGCTGCTGCAGGTGCGGAAAGATGGCTTGCTTCTCCTTCCTGAAGATGATGATGTTTATATTCAACAGTGTGATATTC CTGGGAGGTCTAACTTTGCTGGGCATCGGCATCTGGGTGAAGGTGGATGGTAGTTCCTTTGTGAAGGTCCTGGGAGCAGCAGCTCCACAGTTGTTGCAGCTGATCAACGTGGGTTACCTGTGCATTGCTGTtggcaccttcctcctcctcatgggcTTCATGGGATGCTGGGGGGCCATGAAAGAAAGCAAATGCCTGCTGCTGGTG tTTTTTGTGGTCATACTGATTCTGTTCATAGCAGAAGTGGCAGGTGCTGTTGTGGTGCTGCTTTTCTCTTCTGTG GCAGATATATTTATTGAGCACTTGAAAAATTGGGCCATGaagactttaaaagaggactacgGCAGGCAAGAGGACATCACGGCTATTTgggaaacaacaatgaaagaG CTGGAATGCTGTGGATTCAACAGCTATACTGATTTCAACAATTCCTACTTCTATGAAACCCACACTGAAAAATATCCCTCCTTTTGCTGCTCCATCAACAAAGAATGTCAGGAATCTGAAGTAGACCACAACAAGCAG GGCTGCCTGAATGAGTTCCAGGTGTTCCTGAGCAGCAATGGGAAGATTGTCGGAGGGGTGGCTCTAGCTATTGGGGTCCTTGAG GCCCAATTTTGTAGAACTCCCAGCTGA
- the TSPAN16 gene encoding tetraspanin-16 isoform X4, producing the protein MACFSFLKMMMFIFNSVIFLGGLTLLGIGIWVKVDGSSFVKVLGAAAPQLLQLINVGYLCIAVGTFLLLMGFMGCWGAMKESKCLLLVFFVVILILFIAEVAGAVVVLLFSSVADIFIEHLKNWAMKTLKEDYGRQEDITAIWETTMKELECCGFNSYTDFNNSYFYETHTEKYPSFCCSINKECQESEVDHNKQGCLNEFQVFLSSNGKIVGGVALAIGVLELAALAVSLILYCQIGTNA; encoded by the exons ATGGCTTGCTTCTCCTTCCTGAAGATGATGATGTTTATATTCAACAGTGTGATATTC CTGGGAGGTCTAACTTTGCTGGGCATCGGCATCTGGGTGAAGGTGGATGGTAGTTCCTTTGTGAAGGTCCTGGGAGCAGCAGCTCCACAGTTGTTGCAGCTGATCAACGTGGGTTACCTGTGCATTGCTGTtggcaccttcctcctcctcatgggcTTCATGGGATGCTGGGGGGCCATGAAAGAAAGCAAATGCCTGCTGCTGGTG tTTTTTGTGGTCATACTGATTCTGTTCATAGCAGAAGTGGCAGGTGCTGTTGTGGTGCTGCTTTTCTCTTCTGTG GCAGATATATTTATTGAGCACTTGAAAAATTGGGCCATGaagactttaaaagaggactacgGCAGGCAAGAGGACATCACGGCTATTTgggaaacaacaatgaaagaG CTGGAATGCTGTGGATTCAACAGCTATACTGATTTCAACAATTCCTACTTCTATGAAACCCACACTGAAAAATATCCCTCCTTTTGCTGCTCCATCAACAAAGAATGTCAGGAATCTGAAGTAGACCACAACAAGCAG GGCTGCCTGAATGAGTTCCAGGTGTTCCTGAGCAGCAATGGGAAGATTGTCGGAGGGGTGGCTCTAGCTATTGGGGTCCTTGAG CTGGCTGCCCTGGCCGTCTCTTTGATCTTGTATTGTCAGATTGGTACAAATGCCTGA
- the TSPAN16 gene encoding tetraspanin-16 isoform X2 — MAKQWNSLFSWFHLCCCRCGKMACFSFLKMMMFIFNSVIFLGGLTLLGIGIWVKVDGSSFVKVLGAAAPQLLQLINVGYLCIAVGTFLLLMGFMGCWGAMKESKCLLLVFFVVILILFIAEVAGAVVVLLFSSVADIFIEHLKNWAMKTLKEDYGRQEDITAIWETTMKELECCGFNSYTDFNNSYFYETHTEKYPSFCCSINKECQESEVDHNKQMPPMRDPGRYVCRQQSARARVAVAAQNGKRLQLNMEIV, encoded by the exons ATGGCTAAGCAATGGAATTCGCTGTTCTCTTGGTTTCACCTCTGCTGCTGCAGGTGCGGAAAGATGGCTTGCTTCTCCTTCCTGAAGATGATGATGTTTATATTCAACAGTGTGATATTC CTGGGAGGTCTAACTTTGCTGGGCATCGGCATCTGGGTGAAGGTGGATGGTAGTTCCTTTGTGAAGGTCCTGGGAGCAGCAGCTCCACAGTTGTTGCAGCTGATCAACGTGGGTTACCTGTGCATTGCTGTtggcaccttcctcctcctcatgggcTTCATGGGATGCTGGGGGGCCATGAAAGAAAGCAAATGCCTGCTGCTGGTG tTTTTTGTGGTCATACTGATTCTGTTCATAGCAGAAGTGGCAGGTGCTGTTGTGGTGCTGCTTTTCTCTTCTGTG GCAGATATATTTATTGAGCACTTGAAAAATTGGGCCATGaagactttaaaagaggactacgGCAGGCAAGAGGACATCACGGCTATTTgggaaacaacaatgaaagaG CTGGAATGCTGTGGATTCAACAGCTATACTGATTTCAACAATTCCTACTTCTATGAAACCCACACTGAAAAATATCCCTCCTTTTGCTGCTCCATCAACAAAGAATGTCAGGAATCTGAAGTAGACCACAACAAGCAG ATGCCTCCCATGAGAGATCCAGGGCGTTATGTCTGTCGGCAGCAAAGCGCAAGGGCCAGAGTTGCAGTAGCAGCACAAAATGGCAAGAGACTTCAGCTTAATATGGAAATAGtgtga